The DNA region GGCTCAAAGTGGAAAAGCTCTAATTCTTTTCCTAGTTTTCTATGGTCACGTTTCTTTGCTTCTTCTAAGAAGTTGAGGTGCGCTTTAAGCTGTTTCTTATCATTAAAACAAGCAGCATAAACTCTTTGTAGCATCTTATTATTTTCGTCTCCACGCCAGTATGCTCCTGCTACGCTTAGTAGCTTGAAAAACTGAGGAAGATCTGAAGTATTCTCAACGTGTGGACCGCGACAGAGGTCGATAAATTCACCTTGAGAATAGCATGAGATTTCTTCATCTTCAGCAATTGCCGAGATGAGTTCGACTTTAAGCTCTTGACCTTGATCTTTAAAGAAATCGATCGCCTCGTTTCTAGACATGACTTTTCTTTCAATCGGAAGCTTTTCTTTAATGATCTGCTTCATGGTATCTTCGATCTTTACAAGGTCTTCATCGGTGAGCTTGTAGTCCATATCTACGTCATAGTAGAATCCGTTTTCAATAACGGGACCTACACCAAATTGAACATTACTCTTTGGCCATAGTCTATTAATAGCCTGGGCCATTAAGTGGGCCGAAGAGTGCCTGATTGTATCGAGATCGAATTTTGCCATTGGTTTAATGCTCCATGTCTAAGTGGCTTAAAATACGTTTGTAATGATCTAACCACAATACCAATCACAACTTTATAAATCAACGAGTTAAGCATATTTTTTACAGACTAAAACAATAGATTTTGACTATCAGCGTGATAATGTGATACGAAGTGGCAAGCTTTTTGGGATTGAGCTTTTTTTGAGGGACAAGGAAAGAGTATGCAAGAAACCACAACAACTTTAAGCTACGACAACGCCAGTCTAGCTTTTCTCGATCAGAATGAAAATGAACTGATTCCTACAGCTTCTAACTTGAACGAACTAGAAGTGGGGAAGGCCTATTATCAAATAGCAAAGGTTTATTATGATAAGGCCGATTTAAACAATGCTGAAGAAAACTTTTTAAAGGCATTAAGTTTAGCGGTAGAGCCTAGAGATACTTATTCAATGTTTAAAATTTACGGATTTCTCATTCGTATTGCTTCTGAAAAACTAGATACGCATAACGCGAAAAAATATATCGCAAATGCAGAGATCCTCGTCGACAAGCTCGCCGAGGTTCTAGGTAGTTTAAATGCTGAATATTTCTACAACGTCGGTATTGTTAAGAATTACTCTGGAGACTTTTCTACGGCCAAAGAGAATTATGAGCTTGCTTGTAAGAAGGCCAAAGAAGAAAATGAACCGGATCTTCTTGCAAAGTGCTTATTGGCCTTGGCCCAAAACGCTTTCAACCGTCGCTCATTTTCAGAAGCACTCATTTATCTTAATCAATTAAAAGATCTTCTAGAAATTGTTAATAAGTCATACTTACGTGGAGCTATGTACAATTCATATGCAAAAGTTAGTGTTGAGCTAGGTGATCACAAAGAGGCCCTTGAAAACTTTAAGAAGGCCAACGAAGTTCTAAGTAGCAAAAATTGCTGGAACCTCCAAGGGTATGTACTTTTAGGAAAAGGGATGGCCTTTAAATTGGCCGGTGACTTCTCTCGTGCTCTAATGTTCTATGAGCTAGCTGGCGAGTGTAGTAACCCAGCTGTTTTTAGAAGATTAGATCAACTCATTAGATCAGAAGTTGAAGATGTAAATGATGCAAGTGTTGATATTTATCTCGATAAGACAAATCGTATTGTTAAAGAGAGAACTCTTGGAGTTATCGACTTTAAACACCGTTTTGTACTCTTAGAAATTCTTTTTCTCCTAGCAAAGAACTCTGGTTCTTACTATGACAAAGAGCAATTAGCTAAATCTATTTGGAAAGATGAATACAATCCACTTATCCACGATAAGTTGATCTATACGAGTGTTTCACGTCTTAGAAAACTTATTGAACCTAAAGCTGGTAATGGCGAGAAAAGAAAGTATATAATAAGAGGAAAAGATGGTTATACTTTCAACCCTCTCGTAAAAATTAGATTCCACATGGAAGCTAAGAGCTACCCTGATGCGGCCATTGCAAACGTCGACCTAGCATCACCAGTTTAAGTCTTGCTTCCTTGGTACCAAGGGGCAATATTGAAATTCACAAATATTCTATTTATCAGCTTTCTCTTGTGCCCGATAATCACTTGGGCCCAAGAGAATAGCTCTTCTTTAAAACTTGTTGGAAAAGATCGCATTGTCTTTCGAGTTGACTCAAAAACGTACTTTGTTTCAGAAATAAATCAACAATTGAGCTCGATGCAGACGTTTTCTTGCCTTAAAAAGTCCTACCTTATCAAATATTTGAGTAATTTTGGACGTTCTAAGTCTGTCAATTACGCCCCTGTTGGCCATGAAATTCACGACTTGAGAAAGCGGGAGGCAGATCTTGTTAAGACTTTAGAAGTTTTAAAAATTCAAAGCTTCATTAAGGGGCGAAGTGTTAAAGTGACCTCTCAGATATTGAAGGAACTAGGTTTGCAAAGCTGCTACCCAAAAGGCGCAGATACTATGAGCGCATTAGAAAAGGACCTTCTTTTTGTTGAAGTCTTTCTTCGTCAACGATTTAACATTAAAGAGGGAAAAAACAGAGAAGACTCTCTTTTTCGTTTTCTTGAATCAATCAGCACGAAGGTTACTTATGACCTCTTTTTCTAACGAAGTCGATATTCGAAGATTTTCAAAAGATGACTATCGCACTCATCTTAAAGAAGTCGTCGAGTTGGATGAGTGTTTTTTTGAAAGGCCTTGGAAACTTGAGAACTGGGAAACATTCTGCTCGAGTCGAGAATTCTATATTTATTGTTTGTATGATGAGAGTAAAATAATGGGCTTTTCTCTCTTTGAGATTATCAATGAAGGAGAGGCCGTCCATCTTCATAAAATCCTTTTACATCCCGTGATGAGAGGGCTTGGTAAAGGGTATCGACTATTTGAGCATGCTCGTAATGATCTTGCTGCTATGGGTCATTGTGGGTGTTATTTAGAGGTCGCTACGGATAATAAAGGGGCCATTGCACTCTATGAAAAATGTGGACTTGAAGTTGTGCGTCGAGTTGCTCGATTTTATGGAAATGGGGACGATGCCTTCATTATGATGAATTATTCCTGATATCTCTGTAAATGATTTCTAAGTAGTTGCAAAAACAATTCATTCTTGATAAAAGATTACTACATCTAAATATATTTTTTCTTTGGGTGTTGTAAAAACATTAAGCTTTTTGCTTTTTGGGTAGATCAGGCGTCTGCCCTTTTTTTTTATTTGGAAGTAAAAAAATGGTTTTAAGAGGAAACAGAACTGGCCTTGAGGCAAAGTTTTACGAACTTCTTTTAGAGGTTACAGCAGAGCTTGGATATAAGCTCTACGATCTCGATTATATCAGTGGTAGCCATACTCTACGTGTTTTCATTATGGATGAAAATACAGGGACTGCCGTATTAGATGATTGCGCTAAAGTTGACCGTGCCCTGACTCCTTACGCTGAAGAGCTGGATTGGATGCCAGAGGAATTAATGCTTGAAGTATCAAGTCCTGGGATCTTTCGTAGCTTGAACGAGTTTTGGCATTTTGAATCTGCTGTTAATGAGAATGTTATGTTCAGTATTATGGGTCGTTTAAGTGACTATACTGAAGTTGAACTTCCAAAGAGCTTAAAAGCGGCCAATAAATTTGTCGCTAAATTGCTCGCAGTTAAAGAAGATTCTGTGACTTTAGATGTAGATGGAAATGAAATTCAAATTGAATTTAAAAATATTAAAAAAGCAAATTTAGAACCGGACCTAGAAGATTAGGGACATTGGATTAAGGAAGGTTGAAGATGAACTTTTCAGAATTAGGTAGAGTAATTGAAACTCTAAGTAAAGATCGTGGTATTGAAAGATCTATTATTGTTAAGGCCATCGAGCAGGCGTTTCTTGTAACAGCAAGAAAAAAGTTTGGTATCCAAGGTGAATACGAAACGCGCTACAACGATGCTGATGATGATATTGAAATTTTCCAATATAAAAATGTTGTTGCAGAAGTAAGAGATTCAATTGTTGAGATTAATCTTGAAGCTGCTAGAGAACTCGATGAAGAAGTAGAAATTGGTGATCAATTAGGTATCAAGATTGAAAATCCAAACTTCACAAGAGTTGATGTTCAAACTGCACGTCAAATTATTTTTCAAAAAGTTCGTGATGCTGAAAGAGAAATCCTTTTCTCTGAATTTAAGCATAAAGAGAGCGAGCTAGTAACTGGTATTGCTAGAAGATATGAAAGAGGAAATATTGTTGTTGACCTTGGAAAGGCCGATGCAATCCTTGGACGTAGAGAAGTTATTCCTGGTGAAAATTTTAAGCCAGGTGACCGTATTCAAGCTTATCTCTCTGAAGTTGTAATGACGAATAGAGGGCCTGAGATCAGACTATCAAGAACATCACCAATGTTTCTTGTTAAGCTTTTCGAAATGGAAGTACCAGAAATTCAAGATGGGACAATTGAAATCAAGTCTGCTGCAAGAGAGCCAGGGCAAAGAGCTAAAATTGCCGTTGTTTCTGTTGATAAAGACATCGATCCAGTTGGTGCCTGTGTTGGTATGAAAGGTTCACGTGTTCAAAACATTGTTAACGAACTTCAAGGTGAAAAAATTGATATCGTTAAGTACAATGATGATTTAGATACTTTTGCTAGAGCAGCTCTTGCTCCATCAGAAATTTCAAACATTCAAATTGATCATGATGAACACTCTATGGATGTTGTTGTTGATGAAGACCAACTATCTCTTGCAATTGGACGTCGTGGTCAAAACGTACGTCTTGGAGCAATGTTGACTGGTTATAAGATCAACATCATCTCTAAAACTAAACTTCATGAAAAAGTTAACAAGGCCGTTGAAAACCTCGTTCAAATCGACCCTGTTAATGAAGCTACGGCTCAAGTTCTTGTTCAATCAGGAATTATGGCCATTGGTGATCTTGCAGCTCAATCAGCTGAAGAACTGGCAGGAATCCTTGAAATTAGTGAAGAGGATGCACAAAAAATTATTACAGCAACTACTGATGCTATCGAAGCTGGAAATATTCAGTTTCAATCTGATGAAGATGAAATCGTTTCTGCTTCTGCAGTTCCTGCTTATAAGGGACTTCTTGAGAGTAATGAAAGAGAAGCTTCTGAAGAAGGTGACAAGTTCTCTGAAGCTGAAAAAAGACTTCGTGAGGAATTGGCAGCTTTTAAACTTAAGTAGTAGTTGGGTTTGAGGAAATAGGAATAAACGGAGAAGCGAATGCCTAAAAAAATATTTGAACTGGCCAAAGAATTAGATATGGGAGCTCTCGATTTAGTTGAAACACTAAAAGGTGAGGGTTATTCCGTAAGAAACCACATGACTTCTTTAACTGATGAAGAAGTTGAGCAGGTCTTATCTAAGTTTCAAGCGAAAGCTGATAGTAAAAAAGAAACAAAGAAGACGACTAAGAAAAAAGTTGCCAAGAAAAAAGCAACGAAGAAAAAGGTCGTTAAAAAAGCTGCAGCTTCAAGTGATTCTTCAACTGAAGAAGAAAAAGAAGCAGCTCCTAAGACTGTAACTAGAAAAAAGAAAACAGTCGTTAGGAAGAAAACATCAGCGAGTGCAGAAGTTTCTGAGCCAAAAACTGAAGAAGAGCCTATCGTTGAAGCAGCCCCGGTTGCTGAAGTGAAGCTTGAGGCTGAAGTTGAGAAGGTTGAAGAGCCAAGTGAGGAAACTGTAGCTGTTGAAACTGAACAAGAGAGTGAAGTCGTAGAAACTTCTAGTGAAGAAGCTTCTAGCGAGGAGAAGAACCTGGCCAGTGGTGAATCTCCAGAGCAGCTTCTTAATACTCGTAAGTTCGGTCTTCGTGTTGTTTCTAAGCCTAAAGAAAAAACAGAAGAAGAGAAAAAGGCTGAAGCTAATTCAGATAAGAAAGTTGAGAAAACTCATCGTTTCACTCCTGTTTCTACTCCTGAAGAATCATCAAGTGACGAAGATGCAAAGAAAGATACGGCCAAGAAAAGAATTGGTGGTCTTGCATCGATGGTTTCTGGAAAGAAAACATCGATTTCTAAAGCACAAGTTCTAACTGAGACAAAGGCAGAGGAAGAGTTAAAGTCTTATGCTGCTCTTAGTGGAACTGGTCGTCCAATTTATACTCAAGTTAAGCGTAAAAAATCATATTCTGGTCCGAGTAAGTCAACTGAGATTACAGAGGTTAAAGAGTCTAAGCGTGTTGTAAAGCTTCATAAAGGAGCGACTGTAGAGCAACTAGCGAAAAAGCTTTCTGTT from Halobacteriovorax sp. GB3 includes:
- the rimP gene encoding ribosome maturation factor RimP is translated as MVLRGNRTGLEAKFYELLLEVTAELGYKLYDLDYISGSHTLRVFIMDENTGTAVLDDCAKVDRALTPYAEELDWMPEELMLEVSSPGIFRSLNEFWHFESAVNENVMFSIMGRLSDYTEVELPKSLKAANKFVAKLLAVKEDSVTLDVDGNEIQIEFKNIKKANLEPDLED
- a CDS encoding winged helix-turn-helix domain-containing protein, giving the protein MQETTTTLSYDNASLAFLDQNENELIPTASNLNELEVGKAYYQIAKVYYDKADLNNAEENFLKALSLAVEPRDTYSMFKIYGFLIRIASEKLDTHNAKKYIANAEILVDKLAEVLGSLNAEYFYNVGIVKNYSGDFSTAKENYELACKKAKEENEPDLLAKCLLALAQNAFNRRSFSEALIYLNQLKDLLEIVNKSYLRGAMYNSYAKVSVELGDHKEALENFKKANEVLSSKNCWNLQGYVLLGKGMAFKLAGDFSRALMFYELAGECSNPAVFRRLDQLIRSEVEDVNDASVDIYLDKTNRIVKERTLGVIDFKHRFVLLEILFLLAKNSGSYYDKEQLAKSIWKDEYNPLIHDKLIYTSVSRLRKLIEPKAGNGEKRKYIIRGKDGYTFNPLVKIRFHMEAKSYPDAAIANVDLASPV
- a CDS encoding GNAT family N-acetyltransferase, whose product is MTSFSNEVDIRRFSKDDYRTHLKEVVELDECFFERPWKLENWETFCSSREFYIYCLYDESKIMGFSLFEIINEGEAVHLHKILLHPVMRGLGKGYRLFEHARNDLAAMGHCGCYLEVATDNKGAIALYEKCGLEVVRRVARFYGNGDDAFIMMNYS
- the nusA gene encoding transcription termination factor NusA, with amino-acid sequence MNFSELGRVIETLSKDRGIERSIIVKAIEQAFLVTARKKFGIQGEYETRYNDADDDIEIFQYKNVVAEVRDSIVEINLEAARELDEEVEIGDQLGIKIENPNFTRVDVQTARQIIFQKVRDAEREILFSEFKHKESELVTGIARRYERGNIVVDLGKADAILGRREVIPGENFKPGDRIQAYLSEVVMTNRGPEIRLSRTSPMFLVKLFEMEVPEIQDGTIEIKSAAREPGQRAKIAVVSVDKDIDPVGACVGMKGSRVQNIVNELQGEKIDIVKYNDDLDTFARAALAPSEISNIQIDHDEHSMDVVVDEDQLSLAIGRRGQNVRLGAMLTGYKINIISKTKLHEKVNKAVENLVQIDPVNEATAQVLVQSGIMAIGDLAAQSAEELAGILEISEEDAQKIITATTDAIEAGNIQFQSDEDEIVSASAVPAYKGLLESNEREASEEGDKFSEAEKRLREELAAFKLK